In the Helianthus annuus cultivar XRQ/B chromosome 11, HanXRQr2.0-SUNRISE, whole genome shotgun sequence genome, one interval contains:
- the LOC110943749 gene encoding galactolipase DONGLE, chloroplastic: protein MASKSLPNVINNCCMNLYKFPLINPLNTISHEKLHSFRPNVTKKICCCTVTITSLPSSLSSVRVCNNSASLPLNWRDVQGLNNWENLIQPLNPLLQGEIIRYGKFVTACYDAFDLNPNSKRYLNCKHNKNRMFLEVGWGDCGYAVTKYVYVTANISIPIQNGGSCARWVGYIAVSSDEEVKRIGRRDILVTFRGTVTYQEWIANLMSSLSPARLDPNDPKPDIMVEAGFLNLYTSSETNNRFGLGSCREQLLSEISRLLRKYKNEELSITLAGHSMGSSLALLLAYDIAEIGLKPPSVPLTVFSFAGPRVGNIHFKERCEELGVKVLRIVNANDPITKLPGVIFNESLNTWRSACYAHVGIELVLDCLKSYEDETSGIMIDTRVTKVVNMMELFKIEDILCVHDMQTYIEMIKNCPRRSRIRRKGVDLIKKLKEMNTTSVAWKYVAITWVVLLTMVV, encoded by the coding sequence ATGGCGTCTAAATCACTCCCTAACGTGATAAACAATTGCTGCATGAATCTTTATAAGTTCCCACTAATTAATCCTTTAAATACCATCAGCCATGAAAAACTGCATTCATTCAGACCTAATGTCACCAAGAAGATCTGTTGCTGTACTGTTACAATTACCTCTTTACCCTCATCACTTTCATCAGTTAGGGTTTGTAACAATTCTGCTAGTTTACCTCTTAACTGGAGGGATGTTCAAGGCTTAAACAACTGGGAAAATCTCATCCAACCGTTAAATCCTCTTCTCCAAGGTGAAATAATCCGTTATGGCAAGTTTGTCACTGCATGCTACGACGCTTTTGATCTGAACCCTAATTCCAAACGCTACTTGAATTGCAAGCACAACAAGAACCGAATGTTTTTAGAGGTAGGGTGGGGAGACTGTGGTTATGCGGTTACAAAATATGTTTATGTCACCGCTAACATCAGCATTCCAATCCAAAATGGTGGTTCGTGTGCCCGGTGGGTAGGGTATATTGCGGTGTCGTCGGACGAGGAGGTGAAAAGGATTGGGAGGAGGGATATTTTGGTAACTTTCCGTGGGACAGTTACTTATCAGGAATGGATAGCGAACTTAATGAGTTCGCTATCTCCTGCaaggttggatcctaatgatcccaAACCTGATATCATGGTTGAGGCTGGTTTCCTCAACCTGTATACTTCTTCTGAGACCAACAATAGATTTGGTCTTGGAAGTTGTCGAGAACAACTTCTTTCAGAAATTTCTCGGCTTTtaagaaaatataaaaatgaagAATTAAGCATAACGTTAGCAGGGCATAGCATGGGTAGCTCATTGGCCCTGCTACTTGCGTATGACATAGCAGAAATTGGCCTGAAACCACCCTCGGTCCCATTAACCGTTTTTTCATTTGCGGGACCAAGGGTTGGGAATATCCATTTCAAGGAAAGGTGTGAAGAATTGGGAGTGAAAGTTCTCAGGATCGTTAACGCAAACGATCCTATAACAAAACTCCCAGGGGTTATATTCAATGAGTCCTTGAATACTTGGAGGAGTGCTTGTTATGCCCACGTCGGAATTGAATTGGTACTCGACTGTCTGAAGTCATATGAAGACGAAACATCGGGGATCATGATAGATACAAGAGTTACAAAAGTTGTGAACATGATGGAATTATTCAAGATAGAGGACATTCTATGTGTTCATGACATGCAAACTTATATTGAAATGATTAAGAATTGCCCCAGGAGATCAAGAATCCGAAGGAAAGGGGTTGATTTGATTAAAAAGTTGAAAGAAATGAACACGACTTCAGTAGCATGGAAATATGTTGCAATAACATGGGTTGTTTTGCTTACCATGGTTGTGTAA